From the Psychrobacillus sp. FSL K6-4046 genome, one window contains:
- a CDS encoding IS256 family transposase — protein sequence MQNYENMRIKDLARECQSVDDIIEMMKNLFKETLQLVFEAEIEDHLGYSKHSPTGNNTGNSRNGYRSKVIRTKFGNTELNIPRDRNGEYEPQIVKNYESSINGLEEQILALYSKGMSTRDIESHMKDIYGVEVSPSLVSKVTDKILPQIFEWHSRPLDRVYPIVYLDAVHFKVKHENRIINKAAYTVLGINSDGIKDILGIWVGENESASFWLGVCTDLKSRGVEDIFIACKDGLSGFTEAIQSTFPKTHIQLCVIHQLRNTMKYVPSRERNPFMTDLKKVYKASTLEQAELEFGKVKASWKDKYPKVIGSWEEHWLELTAYFSYPTEIRKIIYTTNTVEGFHRQLRKVTKTKTAYPTDNSLKKILYLATMDAIKKWNKPIPGWLECEGQFKIIFEGRI from the coding sequence ATGCAAAATTACGAAAATATGAGAATCAAGGATTTAGCTAGAGAGTGTCAATCTGTTGATGACATCATCGAGATGATGAAAAATCTTTTTAAAGAAACATTACAGCTTGTATTTGAGGCCGAAATCGAAGACCACCTTGGCTACTCCAAACATAGCCCGACAGGAAATAATACCGGAAACAGTAGAAATGGCTATCGTTCAAAGGTGATTCGAACAAAGTTTGGAAATACAGAATTAAATATACCTAGAGACCGCAATGGTGAATATGAACCGCAAATCGTGAAGAATTACGAGTCGTCCATCAATGGCTTAGAAGAACAGATTTTAGCTTTGTATTCCAAAGGAATGTCCACAAGAGATATCGAGTCACATATGAAAGATATATATGGTGTCGAAGTATCTCCTAGCTTGGTTAGTAAGGTAACAGATAAAATTTTACCTCAGATTTTCGAATGGCACTCCCGCCCTTTAGACCGTGTGTATCCAATTGTTTATTTGGATGCGGTCCACTTCAAGGTGAAGCACGAGAACCGTATTATTAATAAAGCTGCTTATACTGTTCTCGGCATTAATTCCGATGGAATTAAGGATATCCTTGGTATATGGGTAGGTGAAAATGAAAGCGCGAGCTTTTGGCTAGGTGTCTGTACAGACCTTAAAAGTCGTGGTGTAGAAGATATCTTTATTGCGTGTAAGGACGGACTTTCTGGCTTTACAGAAGCGATCCAGAGCACCTTTCCAAAGACGCATATTCAGTTGTGTGTGATCCATCAATTACGAAATACCATGAAGTATGTGCCTTCAAGGGAACGAAACCCGTTTATGACCGATTTAAAGAAGGTATACAAGGCTTCTACTTTGGAGCAAGCTGAACTTGAGTTTGGAAAAGTAAAGGCATCATGGAAAGATAAATATCCGAAGGTTATTGGTTCTTGGGAGGAACATTGGTTGGAGCTTACAGCTTACTTTTCCTACCCGACGGAGATACGGAAAATCATTTATACGACCAATACAGTGGAAGGATTCCATCGCCAACTGAGAAAGGTAACAAAGACAAAAACAGCCTATCCTACGGACAATTCACTAAAGAAGATTCTTTATTTGGCCACGATGGATGCCATAAAAAAATGGAATAAGCCTATTCCAGGATGGCTAGAGTGTGAGGGACAATTCAAAATTATTTTTGAGGGGCGGATTTAG